In Vigna angularis cultivar LongXiaoDou No.4 chromosome 8, ASM1680809v1, whole genome shotgun sequence, one DNA window encodes the following:
- the LOC108345956 gene encoding SNW/SKI-interacting protein A translates to MATLKELLPPAKSSSTTYYDHTNDPWFKQRFTSEEEKSAAAAINQKPVPPYLKRAGFVPRKIEDFGDGGAFPEIHVAQYPLDMGRDRSSKPGSKILPVTVDAHGNVAYDAIVKQNENARKIVYTQQKDLVPKILKNDEDSDDEDAVSDDETQKQIEETMQETKAALEKIVNVRLSAAQPKNVPKQNSDAKYIKYKPSQQSAAFNSGAKERVIRMVEMPVDPLEPPKFKHKRVPKASGSPPVPVMHSPPRPVTVKDQQDWKIPPCISNWKNPKGYTIPLDKRLAADGRGLQEVQINDNFAKLSEALYVAEQKAREAVAMRSKVQKEMMLKEKERKEQELRALAQKARSERIGGERIGVVPAPPAAVPVDEDDMRVDYEHEKENPRERDRDRSFAKESREEREERLQREKIREERRKERERERRLEAKDAAMGKRSKITRDRDRDISEKVALGMASTKPGTEVMYDERLFNQDKGISSGFATDDQYNVYEHGLFTAQPTLSTLYRPKKNLDDETYGGADEQLEKIMKTDRFKPDKGFAGASERSGPRDRPVEFENEEADPFGLDQFLTEVKKGKKAMEKVGGGGTMRASAGSSMRDGYDGGSGRTRIGFERGH, encoded by the coding sequence ATGGCCACTCTGAAGGAGCTACTTCCTCCTGCGAAATCCTCCTCCACCACCTACTACGACCACACCAACGATCCATGGTTCAAGCAGCGCTTCACCTCCGAGGAGGAGAAATCCGCCGCCGCCGCCATCAACCAGAAGCCCGTTCCACCGTACCTGAAGCGCGCCGGCTTCGTTCCCCGCAAAATCGAGGACTTCGGTGATGGCGGCGCGTTCCCCGAGATTCACGTCGCACAGTACCCTCTCGACATGGGAAGAGACAGGTCCTCGAAACCTGGATCCAAAATTCTTCCCGTCACCGTCGACGCTCACGGCAACGTCGCCTACGATGCCATCGTGAAGCAGAACGAAAACGCGCGCAAAATCGTGTACACGCAGCAGAAGGACCTCGTTCCCAAGATACTAAAAAACGACGAAGACTCTGATGACGAGGACGCCGTTTCCGACGATGAAACGCAGAAACAGATCGAGGAAACGATGCAGGAGACCAAAGCCGCGCTGGAGAAGATCGTGAACGTGAGACTCAGCGCTGCCCAGCCGAAGAACGTTCCGAAACAGAATTCTGACGCaaagtatataaaatacaaaCCCTCGCAGCAATCCGCGGCGTTCAATTCAGGTGCCAAAGAAAGAGTGATTAGGATGGTTGAGATGCCGGTGGATCCGCTTGAACCTCCGAAGTTTAAGCACAAGCGTGTGCCGAAGGCGTCGGGGTCGCCGCCAGTGCCTGTGATGCACTCGCCGCCGCGGCCGGTGACAGTGAAGGACCAGCAGGATTGGAAGATTCCGCCGTGTATTTCGAATTGGAAGAATCCGAAGGGTTACACTATTCCGCTTGATAAGAGGCTGGCTGCTGATGGAAGAGGCCTTCAAGAGGTTCAGATTAATGACAATTTTGCTAAGTTATCGGAGGCGCTGTATGTGGCTGAGCAGAAGGCGAGGGAGGCCGTTGCAATGAGGTCCAAGGTGCAGAAGGAGATGATgttgaaggagaaggagagGAAAGAGCAAGAGTTGAGGGCATTGGCGCAGAAGGCGCGGTCGGAGAGAATTGGAGGGGAAAGAATTGGGGTTGTTCCGGCCCCACCTGCGGCTGTGCCCGTTGATGAGGATGATATGAGAGTTGATTATGAGCATGAGAAGGAGAATCCGAGGGAGAGAGATAGGGATAGGAGTTTTGCGAAGGAGAGTAGAGAGGAGAGGGAGGAGAGGTTGCAGCGCGAGAAAATTCGCGAGGAGAGGAGGAAGGAGAGGGAGAGGGAAAGGAGATTGGAGGCTAAGGATGCTGCTATGGGTAAGAGGAGCAAGATCACGCGTGACAGGGATCGTGATATCAGTGAAAAAGTTGCTCTTGGTATGGCTTCTACTAAGCCCGGGACTGAGGTTATGTATGATGAGAGGCTGTTTAACCAGGATAAGGGGATTTCATCTGGGTTTGCCACTGATGATCAGTACAATGTGTATGAACATGGGTTGTTTACTGCACAGCCTACTCTCTCGACCTTATATAGGCCAAAGAAGAATCTTGATGATGAGACTTACGGAGGTGCGGATGAGCAGTTGGAGAAGATTATGAAGACTGATAGGTTTAAGCCTGATAAAGGGTTTGCTGGGGCTTCTGAGAGGAGCGGTCCGAGAGATAGGCCGGTTGAGTTTGAGAATGAGGAGGCTGATCCGTTTGGTTTGGATCAGTTCTTGACAGAGGTGAAAAAGGGTAAGAAGGCCATGGAGAAAGTGGGTGGTGGAGGAACTATGAGGGCTAGCGCAGGATCTTCGATGCGGGATGGTTACGATGGAGGTTCTGGTAGGACTCGCATTGGATTTGAAAGAGGACATTAG
- the LOC108345532 gene encoding NADP-dependent malic enzyme: protein MESILKPLRDGESVLDLSPRSTVSGGVADVYGEDHATEDQLVTPWTFSVASGYSLLRDPQYNKGLAFTEKERDAHYLRGLLPPTITSQKLQEKQLINNIRQYQVPLQKYIAMMELQETNERLFYKLLVDNVEELLPIVYTPVVGEACQKYGSIFKRPQGLFISLKEKGKILEVLKNWPEKSIQVIVVTDGERILGLGDLGCQGMGIPVGKLALYTALGGVRPSACLPITIDVGTNNEKLLNDEFYIGLRQKRATGQEYSELLQEFMTAVKQNYGEKVLIQFEDFANHNAFELLAKYGTTHLVFNDDIQGTASVVLAGVVAALKLIGGTLADHTFLFLGAGEAGTGIAELIALETSKQTKTPIEETRKKIWLVDSKGLIVGSRKHSLQHFKKPWAHEHEPVDTLLEAVKVIKPTVLVGSSGVGKTFTKEVIEAVSSINEKPLILALSNPTSQSECTAEEAYQWSEGRAIFASGSPFDPIEYKGKVYYSGQANNAYIFPGFGLGLVISGAIRVHDDMLLAASEALAKLVTEENYEKGLIYPPFSDIRTISANIAAGVAAKAYELGLATRLPRPENLVKYAQSCMYSPVYRNYR from the exons ATGGAGAGCATTTTGAAGCCCCTGAGAGATGGTGAGTCAGTGCTTGATCTGAGTCCAAGATCAACCGTGAGTGGTGGTGTTGCAGATGTCTACGGTGAGGATCATGCCACTGAGGACCAACTTGTCACCCCATGGACTTTCTCAGTTGCCAG TGGGTATTCTTTGCTTAGAGATCCACAGTACAACAAGGGGCTTGCTTTCactgagaaagagagagatgcACACTATTTGCGTGGACTATTACCTCCTACAATTACCTCCCAGAAACTTCAG GAGAAACAGTTGATAAACAATATCCGACAGTATCAGGTGCCATTGCAGAAGTACATAGCTATGATGGAACTTCAG GAGACAAATGAAAGGCTGTTTTACAAACTTCTAGTTGACAATGTTGAGGAACTGCTCCCAATTGTGTATACTCCTGTTGTTGGTGAGGCCTGCCAGAAATATGGGAGCATCTTCAAGCGTCCTCAGGGTCTTTTCATAAGTTTGAAAGAGAA GGGAAAGATCCTTGAGGTGTTGAAAAACTGGCCTGAAAAGAGTATCCAAGTTATTGTTGTAACAGATGGTGAACGAATTTTGGGACTTGGAGATCTTGGATGTCAG GGGATGGGAATTCCTGTTGGTAAATTGGCCTTGTACACAGCACTAGGAGGAGTTCGTCCATCAGCA TGTTTGCCTATTACGATTGATGTTGGAACAAACAACGAGAAATTACTGAATGATGAGTTTTACATTGGGCTTAGACAAAAGAGGGCAACAGGGCAG GAATATTCCGAACTTCTGCAAGAGTTCATGACTGCTGTCAAGCAAAACTACGGAGAAAAAGTTCTTATACAG TTTGAAGATTTTGCGAACCACAACGCTTTTGAGTTGCTTGCAAAATATGGTACAACTCATCTTGTTTTCAACGATGATATTCAG GGAACTGCATCTGTGGTACTTGCTGGGGTTGTGGCAGCCTTGAAGCTCATTGGTGGTACTCTGGCTGACCACACATTCTTGTTCCTTGGTGCTGGAGAG GCAGGGACAGGAATAGCAGAACTTATAGCTCTCGAGACATCAAAGCAG ACAAAGACACCTATAGAGGAGACTCGCAAGAAGATATGGCTTGTGGATTCAAAG gGTTTGATTGTTGGTTCAAGAAAGCATTCACTTCAACATTTCAAGAAGCCATGGGCTCATGAACATGAGCCTGTTGACACTCTCTTAGAAGCTGTTAAG GTAATCAAACCTACAGTTTTGGTTGGATCATCAGGAGTGGGAAAAACATTTACAAAGGAAGTAATTGAAGCTGTGTCTTCCATCAATGAA AAACCTCTTATTTTGGCTCTCTCCAATCCAACATCACAATCTGAGTGTACAGCTGAAGAGGCTTACCAATGGAGTGAG GGTCGTGCAATTTTTGCTAGTGGAAGTCCATTTGATCCTATAGAATACAAGGGAAAAGTGTACTATTCAGGCCAG GCCAACAATGCTTACATTTTCCCTGGTTTTGGTTTGGGATTGGTAATCTCTGGAGCAATCCGAGTTCATGATGATATGCTTCTGGCAGCAT CGGAAGCCTTGGCTAAACTAGTGACTGAGGAGAACTATGAAAAGGGCTTGATTTATCCACCATTCTCTGACATCAGAACAATTTCAGCTAACATAGCTGCAGGTGTTGCTGCCAAGGCATATGAGCTGG GCTTGGCTACACGTCTCCCTCGTCCTGAGAATCTTGTGAAGTATGCCCAGAGTTGCATGTATTCTCCTGTGTACCGAAACTATAGGTGA
- the LOC108345533 gene encoding pentatricopeptide repeat-containing protein At4g21065 has protein sequence MVRYYSNMKRVYKLHATLIKQGQHQNPLSLRAFILRCTNSSSPPDTARYAASVLLRFPISGDTFLYNAIIRHVAVHAPSLALALFSHMHRTNIPLDHFTFPFILKTSKLNPHHIHSIVLKLGFNSSIYVQNALINSYGTSSASLHLTLKLFDEISHPDLVSWSSLISSFAKQGFPDEALTLFQQMQLCQSDILPDGVIMLSLLSAVSSLGALELGIWVHAFISRTGLSLTVPLGTALIDMYSRCGDIDRSVKVFDEMPHRNVVTWTALINGLAVHGRGREALEAFYDMVESGLKPDRVAFMGALVACSHGGLVEEGRRVFEGMWSRYGVAPGLEHYGCMVDLLGRAGMMVEAFEFVEGMLVKPNSVIWRTLLGACVNHNHLGLAEKARARIKELDPYHDGDYVLLSNAYGGVGKWVEKEGVRNSMKEGRIVKEPGHSLVHVDQVVHEFLSGDNSHPKWEEITRFLGSIIDTVKLGGYTPITSNVLHDIQEEEKEHCLGYHSEKLAVAFVLLYHRDRKTIRVIKNLRICYDCHSFMKHVSSFFDRYIVIRDRSRFHHFSKGSCSCRDFW, from the coding sequence ATGGTCAGATATTACTCCAACATGAAGAGAGTGTACAAGCTACACGCCACGCTAATCAAACAGGGACAACACCAGAACCCTCTCTCCCTGCGTGCCTTCATTCTCCGCTGTACCAACTCATCATCACCCCCCGACACCGCCCGTTACGCCGCCTCCGTGCTCCTCCGTTTCCCGATCTCCGGCGACACCTTCCTCTACAACGCCATCATCCGCCACGTGGCAGTTCACGCTCCCTCCCTCGCCCTCGCCCTCTTCTCCCACATGCACCGCACCAATATCCCCTTGGATCACTTCACCTTCCCCTTCATTCTCAAAACCTCCAAACTAAACCCCCACCACATCCACTCCATCGTTCTCAAGCTCGGTTTCAACTCCTCCATCTACGTCCAAAACGCCCTTATAAACTCCTACGGAACCTCCTCTGCCTCCCTCCACCTCACCCTTAAACTGTTCGACGAAATCTCCCACCCAGACTTGGTTTCTTGGTCCTCTTTAATCTCATCTTTCGCCAAACAAGGGTTCCCCGATGAAGCCCTTACGCTTTTCCAACAAATGCAGCTCTGCCAGAGTGATATCCTACCCGATGGGGTCATCATGCTTAGTCTGCTATCCGCTGTTTCCAGCTTGGGTGCCTTGGAATTAGGTATCTGGGTTCACGCTTTTATTTCCAGAACTGGGCTCAGCCTTACTGTTCCATTAGGTACTGCACTTATTGACATGTATTCTCGATGCGGGGACATTGATCGTTCTGttaaggtgtttgatgaaatgcctcACAGGAATGTTGTAACGTGGACCGCGCTGATTAACGGGCTTGCTGTTCATGGACGTGGTAGGGAGGCTTTAGAGGCCTTTTATGATATGGTGGAGTCTGGTTTGAAGCCTGATCGTGTTGCTTTTATGGGTGCATTGGTGGCTTGTAGTCATGGTGGGCTTGTGGAGGAGGGGCGGAGGGTTTTTGAGGGCATGTGGAGTAGGTATGGGGTTGCACCGGGGCTTGAGCATTATGGTTGTATGGTTGATCTTCTTGGCCGCGCAGGCATGATGGTTGAAGCTTTTGAGTTTGTGGAGGGGATGCTTGTTAAGCCAAATTCGGTTATTTGGAGGACCTTGCTTGGGGCATGTGTGAATCACAATCATCTTGGGCTGGCTGAGAAGGCCAGAGCGAGGATCAAGGAGTTGGACCCTTATCATGATGGTGATTATGTGCTTTTGTCAAACGCTTATGGTGGAGTTGGTAAATGGGTTGAGAAGGAGGGGGTGAGGAATTCTATGAAGGAGGGTAGGATTGTGAAGGAGCCTGGCCATAGTTTGGTTCACGTTGATCAAGTGGTTCATGAGTTTTTGTCTGGAGATAATTCTCACCCGAAGTGGGAGGAGATTACAAGATTTTTAGGTTCGATTATTGACACAGTAAAACTTGGAGGGTACACCCCTATTACGTCTAATGTGCTGCATGACATTCAAGAGGAAGAGAAAGAGCATTGTCTGGGCTATCACAGTGAGAAATTAGCAGTGGCTTTTGTTCTTCTTTATCATAGGGATAGAAAGACCATTAGGGTCATTAAGAATCTTAGGATTTGTTATGACTGTCATAGTTTCATGAAGCACGTTTCAAGTTTCTTTGATAGATATATTGTCATAAGGGATCGAAGTCGATTCCACCATTTTAGCAAGGGATCATGCTCTTGCAGAGATTTTTGGTAA
- the LOC108345534 gene encoding 2-oxoglutarate-Fe(II) type oxidoreductase hxnY isoform X1, with product MGRQSTQFSALNCIDLSNSDINQSVRLLKQACLDSGFFYVVNHGISQEFMDEVFAQSKKFFSLPLEEKMQILRNEKHRGYTPVLDELLDPENQLRGDYKEGYYIGVEKAEDDPESKKPFYGQNIWPAPDVLPGWRETMEKFHRETLEVGKAVAKIISLALDLDENFFDQPKMFGEPIATLRLLHYEGQISDPSKGLYGAGAHTDYGLITLLATDDVSGLQICKNRDAKPQIWEDVAPLKGAFIVNLGDMLERWSNCVFKSTLHRVLGNGQERYSIAYFLEPSHDCLVECLPTCKSDSNPPKFPPILCQDYLTQRYKDTHADLKIYKKQQA from the exons ATGGGAAGacagagcacacaattctctgCCCTCAACTGCATCGACCTATCCAACTCCGACATCAACCAATCCGTTCGTTTACTCAAACAG GCGTGTTTGGATTCGGGTTTTTTCTACGTTGTCAACCATGGCATAAGCCAGGAATTCATGGACGAGGTTTTTGCACAGAGCAAGaagtttttctctcttcccCTCGAGGAAAAGATGCAGATTCTCAGGAATGAAAAACACAGGGGATATACCCCTGTTCTTGATGAACTTCTTGATCCTGAAAATCAACTTCGTG GAGACTATAAAGAGGGGTATTATATTGGAGTTGAAAAAGCTGAAGATGACCCAGAATCGAAGAAGCCTTTCTATGGTCAGAATATATGGCCTGCACCAG ATGTTTTGCCGGGGTGGAGGGAGACCATGGAAAAGTTCCATCGAGAGACATT AGAAGTGGGGAAAGCTGTTGCAAAGATAATATCCCTTGCACTTGATTTGGATGAAAATTTTTTTGACCAGCCAAAAATGTTCGGAGAGCCAATTGCAACTCTGCGTTTGCTGCACTATGAAG GTCAAATCTCAGACCCCTCGAAAGGATTATATGGAGCTGGAGCTCATACTGACTATGGTTTAATTACACTGTTGGCAACAGATGATGTTTCAGGCCTTCAA ATATGCAAGAATAGGGATGCTAAACCTCAGATATGGGAGGATGTGGCACCATTAAAGGG AGCCTTCATTGTGAATCTTGGTGACATGCTGGAGCGCTGGAGCAACTGTGTTTTCAA GTCCACACTGCACAGAGTTCTAGGAAATGGTCAAGAAAGATATTCT ATTGCATACTTCTTGGAGCCAAGTCATGACTGTCTAGTAGAGTGCTTGCCAACCTGCAAATCTGATAGTAATCCTCCTAA ATTTCCTCCCATCTTATGCCAGGACTACCTGACTCAGCGCTACAAGGACACTCATGCTGATCTGAAAATTTACAAGAAACAGCAAGCTTGA
- the LOC108345534 gene encoding 2-oxoglutarate-Fe(II) type oxidoreductase hxnY isoform X2: protein MEKFHRETLEVGKAVAKIISLALDLDENFFDQPKMFGEPIATLRLLHYEGQISDPSKGLYGAGAHTDYGLITLLATDDVSGLQICKNRDAKPQIWEDVAPLKGAFIVNLGDMLERWSNCVFKSTLHRVLGNGQERYSIAYFLEPSHDCLVECLPTCKSDSNPPKFPPILCQDYLTQRYKDTHADLKIYKKQQA from the exons ATGGAAAAGTTCCATCGAGAGACATT AGAAGTGGGGAAAGCTGTTGCAAAGATAATATCCCTTGCACTTGATTTGGATGAAAATTTTTTTGACCAGCCAAAAATGTTCGGAGAGCCAATTGCAACTCTGCGTTTGCTGCACTATGAAG GTCAAATCTCAGACCCCTCGAAAGGATTATATGGAGCTGGAGCTCATACTGACTATGGTTTAATTACACTGTTGGCAACAGATGATGTTTCAGGCCTTCAA ATATGCAAGAATAGGGATGCTAAACCTCAGATATGGGAGGATGTGGCACCATTAAAGGG AGCCTTCATTGTGAATCTTGGTGACATGCTGGAGCGCTGGAGCAACTGTGTTTTCAA GTCCACACTGCACAGAGTTCTAGGAAATGGTCAAGAAAGATATTCT ATTGCATACTTCTTGGAGCCAAGTCATGACTGTCTAGTAGAGTGCTTGCCAACCTGCAAATCTGATAGTAATCCTCCTAA ATTTCCTCCCATCTTATGCCAGGACTACCTGACTCAGCGCTACAAGGACACTCATGCTGATCTGAAAATTTACAAGAAACAGCAAGCTTGA